In a single window of the Limnochorda sp. L945t genome:
- a CDS encoding anti-sigma factor → MNCDAVRTLAGAYALGALADGERQRVERHLDRCAACRAYVAELSEAAASLAAVVPPQAPPAELKQRILSAALQMARAERPQPARPAARHAASSGHRRRPVWGASVRVAAAVALVAVGWAAGRLVPGRPAEPTPGAVDELTRVRLERDLWRSVPAPGAAVMPLATDEGVAGAVAYAFVQGDERGCWVRLVAEGLPDPPSGMRYAAWVSTRGGECRLAGELSKAGSARWELSVRIDTPPAQLGTLQVVLQSDQAASPGSGRAIVWGQLWPAGQDW, encoded by the coding sequence ATGAACTGCGACGCCGTTCGGACCCTCGCCGGCGCCTACGCCCTCGGCGCCCTGGCCGATGGCGAACGCCAGCGTGTGGAACGTCACCTCGACCGGTGCGCCGCATGCAGGGCATATGTGGCAGAACTCTCCGAAGCGGCCGCGTCCCTGGCCGCGGTGGTTCCGCCGCAGGCGCCGCCGGCGGAGCTGAAGCAGCGTATCTTGTCCGCTGCGCTGCAGATGGCGCGTGCCGAACGGCCGCAGCCTGCGAGGCCAGCAGCGCGCCACGCTGCGTCGAGCGGCCATCGCAGGCGTCCGGTTTGGGGAGCCTCGGTGCGGGTGGCAGCCGCGGTGGCCCTCGTCGCAGTCGGATGGGCCGCCGGCCGCCTCGTGCCGGGTCGACCTGCCGAACCCACACCGGGTGCCGTCGACGAACTGACGCGGGTGCGCCTCGAGCGTGACCTGTGGCGCTCGGTGCCCGCTCCCGGGGCGGCCGTCATGCCGCTGGCGACCGATGAGGGCGTTGCAGGGGCCGTCGCGTACGCTTTCGTGCAAGGCGACGAGCGAGGCTGCTGGGTGCGTCTGGTGGCCGAGGGGCTCCCCGATCCGCCGTCGGGAATGCGCTACGCGGCCTGGGTGAGCACCCGCGGGGGAGAGTGCCGGTTGGCGGGAGAGCTCAGCAAGGCCGGTTCGGCCCGGTGGGAGCTGTCGGTGCGGATCGACACCCCGCCGGCTCAGCTCGGCACCCTTCAGGTCGTTCTCCAGAGTGACCAGGCAGCCAGCCCCGGCTCAGGACGCGCCATCGTCTGGGGACAGCTTTGGCCGGCAGGCCAAGACTGGTAG
- a CDS encoding RNA polymerase sigma factor, which produces MARLAAGDVGALEELYDRHAATLYGVLARLVPNRLDREEILQETFLAVWRHARTYDGRRGSVSSWLYAIAHRKAIDLLRSRRMRRPELPSDGLLASRSGPDGPGGAEPVLDAIQASEQRDAVVQALGTLQPEQRDVVVLAYFYGYSSSEIAALRQIPVGTVKSRMQRALDRLRRLLGREGAPGR; this is translated from the coding sequence ATGGCCCGTCTGGCAGCCGGGGACGTGGGCGCGCTGGAGGAACTGTACGACCGGCACGCCGCCACCCTCTACGGGGTGCTCGCGCGGCTCGTCCCCAACCGGCTCGACCGGGAGGAGATCCTGCAGGAGACGTTCCTGGCCGTGTGGCGCCATGCCCGCACCTACGACGGCCGGCGGGGTTCGGTCAGCAGTTGGTTGTACGCCATCGCCCACCGCAAGGCCATCGACCTGTTGCGTTCGAGGCGTATGAGACGGCCGGAGCTGCCCTCTGACGGCCTGCTGGCCTCACGGAGCGGCCCCGACGGCCCCGGTGGGGCCGAGCCTGTGCTGGACGCCATCCAGGCGTCAGAGCAGCGCGACGCCGTCGTGCAGGCCCTGGGAACGCTGCAACCTGAGCAACGGGACGTGGTCGTGCTGGCCTACTTCTACGGCTACTCGTCGAGCGAGATCGCCGCGCTCCGGCAGATTCCCGTGGGCACCGTGAAGAGCCGCATGCAGCGGGCCCTCGACCGTCTGCGGCGGCTGCTCGGGCGGGAGGGGGCGCCTGGCCGATGA
- a CDS encoding metallophosphoesterase family protein has protein sequence MGKLLAFLSDVHANFAALRAVLEDAVPFAPESVYNLGDTVGYGPEPGACVEWARGHAVVSLLGNHDAACAGLLDLEWFNPWARESVEWTIARLSTDQRLWLKSRPHLHRLEGPGQPRILLAHGTPREPVTEYVDDQAAADILAHADFDLALVGHTHLMGVYTRRGYTPFRANGEYALVRGEPCLVNIGSVGQPRDGSPLAGYVLVDLDAWKVILRRVPYDVAAAQRAILDAGLPPVLAERLATGR, from the coding sequence TTGGGGAAACTGCTCGCCTTTCTGTCCGACGTCCATGCCAATTTCGCGGCCCTTCGCGCCGTCCTGGAAGACGCCGTGCCCTTCGCCCCAGAATCCGTCTACAACCTCGGCGATACCGTAGGGTATGGACCGGAGCCGGGCGCGTGCGTGGAGTGGGCCCGCGGGCACGCCGTGGTCAGCCTTTTGGGCAACCACGACGCCGCGTGCGCGGGGCTCCTCGATCTCGAGTGGTTCAACCCATGGGCCCGGGAATCGGTCGAGTGGACGATCGCCCGGCTCTCCACCGACCAGCGGCTGTGGCTGAAGAGCCGCCCGCACCTTCACCGCCTGGAGGGCCCGGGACAACCCCGTATCCTGCTGGCCCACGGCACTCCCCGTGAGCCCGTGACCGAGTACGTGGACGACCAGGCGGCTGCCGACATCCTCGCGCACGCCGACTTCGATCTCGCCCTGGTCGGCCACACCCACCTCATGGGCGTCTACACGCGGCGCGGCTACACCCCTTTCCGGGCGAACGGGGAGTACGCGCTGGTACGCGGCGAGCCGTGCCTCGTCAACATCGGCAGCGTTGGCCAGCCGAGGGACGGATCGCCCCTGGCCGGGTATGTGCTGGTGGATCTCGATGCCTGGAAGGTCATCCTGCGGCGGGTCCCTTACGACGTCGCGGCCGCTCAGCGGGCCATCCTGGACGCAGGGCTGCCCCCCGTGCTGGCCGAGCGGCTGGCAACGGGGAGGTGA
- a CDS encoding DUF2256 domain-containing protein, with the protein MPGMGRWLVADGDGEDIDVLTPERDREQNRAEPIYLTFLNTILSSSGSLEDIRDFALRYGLLGMLGREHPERVEETEYGKVARYARDRLGHYVSPRQVEKVDDYLFAAMLILDALDRRSPESLEAQERPLDRRSPESLEAQKRPLEGYGELVVMAGPTPCMEVRYRSLLDGMLLRIAYDQITDGRPYVRCAHCGRWFVQGRQWGKYCSDRCREQARDRRRSPRRKAK; encoded by the coding sequence GTGCCGGGCATGGGCCGGTGGCTGGTGGCAGATGGTGATGGAGAAGACATCGACGTGCTGACGCCGGAGCGTGACCGGGAGCAGAACCGTGCCGAGCCTATTTATCTGACATTTCTGAATACCATCCTCTCCTCCTCGGGCTCTCTGGAAGATATCCGGGACTTCGCCCTCCGGTATGGGCTCCTCGGGATGCTGGGCCGGGAGCACCCTGAGCGAGTCGAAGAAACGGAGTACGGCAAGGTGGCCCGGTATGCCCGTGACCGTTTGGGGCACTACGTTTCGCCCCGCCAGGTGGAGAAAGTAGACGACTACTTGTTCGCCGCGATGCTGATCCTGGACGCCCTCGATCGGCGATCGCCGGAGTCCCTAGAGGCTCAGGAAAGGCCCCTCGATCGGCGATCGCCGGAGTCCCTAGAGGCTCAGAAAAGGCCCCTCGAAGGGTACGGAGAGCTTGTGGTAATGGCTGGCCCGACGCCTTGTATGGAAGTGCGCTACCGAAGCCTGCTCGACGGGATGCTGTTGCGAATCGCCTACGATCAGATCACGGACGGACGGCCTTACGTCCGCTGCGCCCACTGTGGGAGATGGTTCGTGCAGGGCCGCCAGTGGGGAAAATACTGCTCCGATCGGTGCCGAGAACAGGCCCGTGACCGGCGCCGCTCCCCCCGTCGCAAGGCGAAGTGA
- a CDS encoding helix-turn-helix domain-containing protein, with translation MQEAARLLRTHPHFLYRLIRQGRLPALRLGRAIRLSEDVLRRMLESREQEGVSRNG, from the coding sequence GTGCAGGAGGCTGCTAGACTTCTTCGGACTCATCCCCACTTTCTATATCGCCTCATCCGGCAGGGGCGGCTGCCGGCCCTGAGGCTTGGGAGGGCGATACGGCTGAGTGAGGACGTGCTGCGGCGCATGCTGGAAAGCAGAGAGCAAGAGGGAGTGAGCAGGAATGGGTGA